From the genome of Parazoarcus communis, one region includes:
- a CDS encoding urea amidolyase associated protein UAAP2 yields the protein MSTLTSSTLNPEAAVARHIIPAGEPWVGEVKAGQTVRLLDLEGNQAVDTLFYGVANPKERYDPQRTLRRQANVYLTTGSVLYSNLGRPMLTILADTCGRHDTLGGACAQESNTVRYALDKLHMHACRDNFLCGCLHDGRLAKGDIGANINFFMNVPVTPEGGLTFEDGISGAGKYVELRAEMDVIVLISNCPQLNNPCNGYNPTPAEVLIWD from the coding sequence ATGAGCACCCTGACCTCCAGCACACTGAATCCCGAAGCTGCCGTCGCCCGCCACATCATCCCGGCAGGCGAACCCTGGGTGGGCGAAGTCAAGGCCGGCCAGACCGTCCGCCTGCTCGACCTCGAAGGCAACCAGGCGGTCGACACGCTGTTCTATGGCGTCGCCAACCCCAAGGAGCGCTACGACCCGCAGCGCACCCTGCGCCGCCAGGCCAACGTGTATCTGACCACCGGCAGCGTGCTGTACTCCAATCTCGGACGCCCGATGCTCACCATCTTGGCCGACACCTGCGGTCGCCACGACACCCTGGGCGGCGCCTGCGCGCAGGAGAGCAACACCGTGCGCTATGCGCTCGACAAGCTGCACATGCACGCCTGCCGCGACAACTTTCTGTGCGGCTGCCTGCACGATGGCCGCCTGGCCAAGGGCGACATCGGTGCCAACATCAACTTCTTCATGAACGTGCCGGTCACCCCCGAGGGTGGCCTGACCTTCGAGGACGGCATCTCCGGTGCGGGCAAGTACGTGGAACTGCGCGCCGAGATGGATGTGATCGTGCTGATCTCCAACTGCCCGCAACTGAACAACCCCTGCAATGGCTACAACCCGACCCCGGCCGAAGTGCTGATCTGGGACTGA
- a CDS encoding urea amidolyase associated protein UAAP1 has translation MTTHASPLPYPALAAELLPGGGHRSFVLRRGRLLRLTDIEGGANVSLLLFNAHEKTERLNLPDALKCQHTAKLSRGHCLYSDMGRVLAAITEDTAGWSDSLGGVLDAAEVKEKYGEGPYQTLRNACYRNGTDNLLIELGKWGMGVEDLLMVLNLFSRVTVDATGGMHFVPGNSKAGDYIELYAPMDTLVVMTALQHPMDPSPAYAPKPVQLTWMQAEAGVAEHCRSSRPENERGFINTENLYL, from the coding sequence ATGACCACACACGCCTCCCCCCTGCCTTACCCCGCGCTCGCCGCAGAGCTGCTGCCCGGCGGCGGTCACCGCTCCTTCGTGCTGCGTCGCGGCCGCCTGCTGCGACTCACCGATATCGAAGGCGGCGCCAACGTCAGCCTGCTGCTGTTCAACGCCCACGAGAAAACCGAGCGCCTCAATCTGCCCGACGCGCTCAAATGCCAGCACACCGCCAAGCTCAGCCGCGGCCACTGCCTGTACTCGGACATGGGCCGGGTGCTCGCCGCCATCACCGAAGACACCGCCGGCTGGAGCGACAGCCTGGGTGGCGTGCTCGATGCCGCCGAGGTGAAGGAGAAATACGGCGAAGGCCCCTACCAGACCCTGCGTAATGCCTGCTACCGCAATGGCACCGACAACCTGCTGATCGAGCTCGGCAAATGGGGCATGGGCGTGGAAGACCTGCTGATGGTGCTCAACCTGTTCTCCAGGGTCACCGTCGACGCCACGGGCGGCATGCACTTCGTGCCCGGCAACAGCAAGGCCGGCGACTATATCGAGCTCTATGCGCCGATGGACACCCTGGTGGTGATGACCGCCCTGCAGCATCCGATGGACCCGTCGCCCGCGTATGCACCCAAGCCTGTGCAGCTGACCTGGATGCAGGCCGAAGCCGGCGTCGCCGAGCACTGCCGCAGCTCCCGCCCGGAAAACGAGCGCGGCTTCATCAACACCGAAAACCTGTATCTGTGA
- a CDS encoding ABC transporter ATP-binding protein, producing the protein MSYIQVRNLWQTYGDQVVLENLRVDIEEGEFCALVGASGCGKSTFLRMLLGQEAPSRGTILLDGKPLATEPDASRGIVFQRYSVLPHLSVLDNVALGLELPRAPFLGRLFGRAKVEAREQAATLLKRVGLGHSLDKYPSQLSGGMQQRLAIAQALIMKPRMLLLDEPFGALDPGIRKDMHALLLELWQETRLTVLMVTHDLSEGFTLGTRLLVFDKVRHDPHEPGAYGARITYDIPLNLDRHATREAVAALPEHVTGALKTA; encoded by the coding sequence ATGAGCTACATCCAGGTACGCAATCTGTGGCAGACCTACGGCGATCAGGTGGTGCTGGAAAACCTGCGGGTGGACATCGAAGAGGGCGAGTTCTGCGCGCTGGTGGGTGCATCGGGCTGCGGCAAATCGACCTTCCTGCGCATGCTGCTCGGCCAGGAAGCGCCCAGTCGCGGCACGATCCTGCTCGACGGCAAGCCACTGGCCACCGAGCCCGACGCCAGCCGCGGCATCGTGTTCCAGCGCTATTCGGTGCTGCCGCACCTGAGCGTGCTCGACAACGTCGCGCTTGGGCTGGAGCTGCCGCGTGCGCCCTTCCTCGGGCGCCTGTTCGGCCGCGCCAAGGTCGAAGCCCGCGAGCAGGCCGCAACCCTGCTCAAGCGGGTCGGACTGGGCCATTCGCTGGACAAGTATCCGAGCCAGCTTTCCGGCGGCATGCAGCAGCGCCTCGCGATTGCACAGGCGCTGATCATGAAGCCGCGCATGCTGCTGCTCGACGAGCCCTTCGGCGCGCTCGACCCCGGCATCCGCAAGGACATGCACGCCCTGCTGCTTGAGCTGTGGCAGGAAACCCGGCTCACCGTGCTGATGGTGACCCACGACCTGTCCGAGGGCTTCACCCTGGGCACGCGACTGCTGGTGTTCGACAAGGTCCGCCACGACCCGCACGAACCCGGCGCCTACGGCGCCCGCATCACCTACGACATTCCCCTGAATCTTGACCGCCACGCCACCCGCGAGGCCGTCGCCGCGCTGCCGGAGCATGTCACCGGCGCGCTCAAGACTGCATGA
- a CDS encoding ABC transporter permease produces MRLINRRPGRSWRVSLAILPFALLLIAYLAGSATRLAENPQDKLLPSVVQMAAAVDRMALTEDVRTGRYLLWDDTASSLKRLGMGLAIAATLGLCLGVLSGTLPMFGISLSPLLTVLSMIPPLAILPVLFIVFGLDEFSKVMLIVIGITPVIARDIEQRAREIPVELLIKAQTLGANTWTLILRVVLPQLLPRLLIALQLVLGSAWLFLIAAEAIASTDGLGYRIFLVRRYLAMDVILPYVAWITLLAWLMDFGLKRLTRAAFPWYEGGRA; encoded by the coding sequence ATGCGCCTCATCAATCGACGCCCCGGTCGCAGCTGGCGAGTGAGTCTGGCGATCCTGCCATTCGCACTGCTGTTGATCGCCTATCTCGCCGGCTCGGCCACCCGACTGGCGGAGAATCCGCAGGACAAGCTCTTGCCCAGCGTAGTGCAGATGGCCGCCGCAGTGGACCGCATGGCCCTGACCGAAGACGTGCGCACAGGCCGCTACCTGTTGTGGGACGACACCGCCTCCAGCCTCAAGCGCCTGGGCATGGGCCTGGCGATTGCCGCAACGCTCGGGCTCTGCCTCGGCGTGCTGTCGGGCACGCTGCCAATGTTCGGCATCTCGCTGTCACCGCTGCTCACGGTGCTGTCGATGATTCCACCACTTGCCATCCTGCCGGTGCTGTTCATCGTCTTCGGCCTCGATGAGTTCTCCAAGGTGATGCTCATCGTGATCGGCATCACCCCGGTCATTGCCCGCGACATCGAACAGCGCGCCCGCGAGATTCCGGTCGAACTGCTGATCAAGGCGCAGACCCTGGGCGCCAACACCTGGACGCTGATCCTGCGCGTGGTCCTGCCGCAGTTGCTGCCGCGCCTGCTGATCGCACTGCAACTGGTGCTCGGCTCGGCCTGGCTGTTCCTGATCGCGGCCGAAGCCATCGCCTCGACCGATGGACTGGGCTATCGCATCTTCCTCGTCCGGCGCTACCTGGCCATGGACGTGATCCTGCCCTACGTGGCCTGGATCACGCTGCTCGCCTGGCTGATGGATTTCGGCCTGAAGCGCCTCACCCGCGCCGCCTTCCCCTGGTACGAAGGAGGTCGGGCATGA
- a CDS encoding putative urea ABC transporter substrate-binding protein produces the protein MRKSRLFSAAAAALLSLTMAVSAPVQAAPKKDFKVCWTIYAGWMPWEYAASSGIMEKWAKKYDIKVDVVQVNDYIESINQYTAGSFDGCAMTNMDALTIPAAGGVDTTALIIGDFSNGNDGIVIKGKGKTVASLKGKPVNLVELSVSHYLLARALETAGMSERDTKVVNTSDADLVAAFATSGVDAVVTWNPLLAEVAATPNVTKVFDSSKIPGEIIDLMVVNSKTLAENPALGKALTGAWYEVMSVMSADTPAGKAARQKMAAASGTDLAGYEAQLAATKMFYTAPEAVAFATSKSLPTTMTKVAQFSFQHGLLGEGARSADAIGMSFATGTTGDAKNVKLRFDPSFMKMAADGKLN, from the coding sequence ATGCGCAAGTCCCGCCTTTTCTCTGCTGCTGCAGCAGCCCTGCTCTCCCTCACGATGGCGGTCTCCGCCCCGGTCCAGGCTGCGCCCAAGAAAGACTTCAAGGTGTGCTGGACCATCTATGCCGGCTGGATGCCATGGGAGTACGCCGCGTCGTCCGGCATCATGGAAAAGTGGGCGAAGAAGTACGACATCAAGGTCGATGTCGTGCAGGTCAATGACTACATCGAGTCGATCAACCAATACACCGCAGGCAGTTTCGACGGCTGCGCCATGACCAACATGGATGCGCTGACGATCCCCGCAGCAGGCGGCGTCGATACGACCGCACTGATCATCGGCGACTTTTCCAACGGGAACGACGGCATTGTCATCAAGGGCAAGGGCAAGACCGTTGCCAGCCTCAAGGGCAAGCCGGTCAATCTGGTCGAACTCTCCGTATCCCATTACCTGCTGGCACGCGCCCTGGAAACGGCGGGCATGAGCGAGCGCGACACCAAGGTGGTCAACACCTCGGATGCCGACCTCGTCGCCGCCTTCGCCACCTCCGGCGTGGATGCAGTCGTCACCTGGAACCCGCTGCTCGCTGAAGTGGCTGCCACGCCGAACGTTACCAAGGTGTTCGACTCAAGCAAGATTCCCGGCGAAATCATCGACCTGATGGTGGTCAACAGCAAGACACTGGCCGAGAACCCCGCGCTCGGCAAGGCACTGACCGGTGCCTGGTACGAGGTGATGTCGGTGATGAGTGCAGACACGCCGGCAGGCAAGGCAGCACGGCAGAAGATGGCGGCCGCATCGGGTACCGACCTCGCGGGTTACGAAGCCCAACTGGCGGCGACCAAGATGTTCTATACCGCGCCGGAAGCCGTCGCCTTTGCCACCAGCAAGTCCCTGCCGACCACCATGACCAAGGTTGCACAGTTCAGCTTCCAGCATGGTTTGCTCGGCGAAGGCGCACGCAGCGCAGACGCCATCGGCATGAGTTTCGCCACCGGTACGACCGGCGACGCGAAGAACGTGAAACTGCGCTTCGACCCCAGCTTCATGAAGATGGCCGCCGACGGCAAGCTGAACTGA
- a CDS encoding multidrug effflux MFS transporter, which yields MPSSSPWLAWVLAALAAIGPFAIDTYLPAFPQMEASLGATQVAVQQTLTAYMATFAFMVLWHGALADRFGRRRVLIWATALFAVASMLCAVAPSIEWLWVGRAVQGLCGGAGMVVGRAVIRDVHEGPQAQRLMSRVMMIFGIAPAIAPLIGGLLLAVADWRAIFVFLGFFGVALSALTWRYLPETLSEEARQPLHPASLVRAYRGVLSNPEFLLLVFSVALMFNGFFIYVLSAPVFVMTHLGLGPQDFAWLFVPVVAGMMFGSGLSGRVAGYWSPTRAIAVGFAIMLGAAAGSVLLAASEPTQRLLLVLPISIYGVGMALAMPSMSILALDLFPQRRGMASSCQSFVQVGMNACTAGVIGPLLWKSPVTLAAGMCMFAALALIGFLTWRRRALPV from the coding sequence ATGCCTTCAAGCTCTCCCTGGCTGGCCTGGGTACTGGCCGCGCTTGCCGCGATCGGCCCGTTTGCCATCGACACCTACCTTCCGGCGTTTCCGCAGATGGAGGCGTCGCTCGGCGCGACTCAGGTCGCAGTGCAGCAGACGCTGACCGCCTACATGGCGACCTTTGCCTTCATGGTGTTGTGGCACGGTGCGCTCGCGGACCGCTTCGGGCGGCGGCGGGTGCTGATCTGGGCGACGGCCCTGTTTGCGGTCGCGTCGATGCTGTGCGCCGTGGCGCCGAGCATCGAATGGCTGTGGGTGGGACGTGCGGTGCAGGGCCTGTGCGGTGGTGCCGGGATGGTCGTGGGGCGGGCGGTGATTCGCGATGTTCACGAAGGCCCACAGGCACAGCGGCTGATGTCGCGGGTGATGATGATCTTTGGCATCGCGCCCGCAATCGCACCATTGATTGGCGGTCTCCTGCTCGCGGTGGCCGACTGGCGTGCCATCTTCGTCTTCCTCGGCTTCTTCGGCGTGGCCCTGAGTGCGCTGACCTGGCGCTACCTGCCCGAGACCCTGTCCGAGGAGGCGCGCCAGCCGCTTCATCCGGCTTCGCTCGTTCGCGCCTATCGTGGCGTACTGAGCAACCCTGAGTTCCTGCTGCTCGTGTTTTCGGTGGCGCTGATGTTCAACGGTTTCTTCATCTACGTGCTGTCGGCGCCAGTGTTCGTGATGACGCACCTTGGGCTCGGGCCGCAGGATTTCGCCTGGCTCTTCGTGCCCGTGGTGGCCGGGATGATGTTCGGTTCCGGCCTGTCCGGCCGGGTGGCCGGGTACTGGTCTCCCACGCGCGCGATTGCGGTCGGTTTTGCCATCATGCTCGGTGCGGCTGCGGGCAGCGTGCTGCTTGCCGCGAGCGAGCCTACGCAGCGCCTGCTGCTGGTTCTTCCCATTTCGATCTATGGCGTGGGCATGGCGCTGGCGATGCCCAGCATGAGCATTCTTGCGCTCGACCTCTTTCCGCAACGCCGGGGTATGGCCTCCAGTTGCCAGAGCTTCGTGCAGGTGGGCATGAATGCGTGCACCGCAGGGGTGATTGGGCCGCTGCTGTGGAAGTCGCCGGTCACTCTTGCCGCCGGCATGTGCATGTTTGCGGCGCTGGCCCTGATCGGCTTTCTGACCTGGCGCCGCCGGGCACTGCCGGTGTGA
- a CDS encoding choice-of-anchor I family protein, giving the protein MRTTIRAALLCAGLVSMPALAAPAVLWEKVWSYDHAAGNAAGQKAEIPAYDPLNDTLWVAGVSGVDVLNARTGALIRHIDLSALGDVNSVAIRNGVAAVAIAAPDHTQPGVVQLFNSNTFAAAERIQVGALPDMVTFTPDGSRLLVANEGERAVMTDPSSTDPAGSVSVIDMSSRTVVATAGFAGVAGSDSVRLFPGKAAAVDLEPEYIAVSPDGSKAYVSLQEANAVGILDLATNTFTEVKSLGTKDYSLPGQGIDPSDKDGSVAVRTVPVKGMYMPDTIATYVAGGQTYLVTANEGDTRDEDVRIKDKSVRLDPSIFPDAAELKKDENLGRLTISPFDGLNASGEHEALYSYGSRSFSIRDANGDLVFDSGDDFERLLGERFPDIFDDGRSDNKGPEPEGLALMDVGGRMLAFIGFERTLEKLATAVIAIYDITDPLQSSFLDFIVSPGDLAPEGLVAFSRDGGYFLAVSSEGSDTTSLFRINLVPEPGGVALVLTALGLLGVIRRKR; this is encoded by the coding sequence ATGCGTACAACAATCCGTGCCGCGCTGCTGTGCGCCGGCCTCGTGTCCATGCCCGCGCTGGCTGCGCCGGCGGTGCTGTGGGAAAAGGTCTGGTCCTACGATCATGCGGCTGGCAATGCCGCAGGGCAGAAAGCCGAGATTCCTGCCTACGACCCGCTCAACGATACCTTGTGGGTGGCGGGTGTGAGCGGCGTCGATGTACTCAATGCCCGCACTGGCGCGCTGATTCGCCACATCGACCTGTCCGCGCTGGGCGACGTCAATAGCGTCGCGATCAGAAATGGCGTGGCTGCGGTCGCGATTGCCGCACCGGATCACACCCAGCCCGGCGTTGTGCAGCTCTTCAACAGCAACACCTTTGCCGCGGCCGAGCGTATCCAGGTCGGCGCGCTGCCCGACATGGTGACCTTCACGCCCGACGGTTCGCGTCTGCTTGTCGCCAACGAAGGCGAGCGCGCGGTGATGACGGATCCGAGCTCGACAGATCCGGCCGGCAGCGTGAGCGTCATCGACATGAGCAGCCGCACGGTCGTCGCCACTGCGGGCTTCGCGGGTGTGGCTGGCAGCGACAGCGTGCGGCTGTTTCCAGGCAAGGCGGCCGCTGTCGATCTCGAGCCCGAATACATCGCGGTTTCGCCCGATGGCAGCAAGGCCTATGTGAGCCTGCAGGAAGCCAACGCGGTGGGCATTCTCGATCTCGCAACGAACACCTTCACCGAGGTCAAGAGCCTCGGCACCAAGGATTACAGCCTGCCGGGCCAGGGGATCGACCCTTCCGACAAGGACGGCAGCGTCGCCGTGCGCACCGTGCCGGTCAAGGGCATGTACATGCCCGACACCATTGCGACCTATGTGGCGGGCGGGCAGACCTATCTGGTTACGGCGAACGAAGGCGACACGCGTGACGAGGACGTGCGCATCAAGGACAAGAGCGTGAGGCTCGATCCCAGCATCTTCCCGGATGCGGCCGAGCTGAAGAAGGATGAGAACCTCGGCCGTCTCACCATCTCGCCGTTCGACGGACTCAACGCCAGCGGCGAGCATGAAGCGCTGTACTCATACGGCAGTCGCTCGTTCTCGATCCGCGACGCCAATGGTGATCTGGTGTTCGACAGTGGTGACGATTTCGAGCGGCTGCTCGGCGAGCGTTTTCCGGACATCTTCGACGACGGTCGCAGCGACAACAAGGGGCCGGAGCCCGAGGGCCTGGCCCTGATGGATGTGGGCGGGCGGATGCTGGCCTTCATCGGCTTCGAACGTACGCTGGAAAAGCTGGCAACCGCAGTGATTGCGATCTACGACATCACCGACCCGCTGCAGTCCAGCTTTCTCGACTTCATCGTCAGTCCGGGTGACCTGGCGCCGGAAGGTCTGGTCGCCTTCAGCCGCGATGGCGGCTATTTCCTGGCGGTGTCGAGTGAAGGCTCGGATACCACCTCGCTGTTCCGCATCAACCTGGTGCCGGAGCCGGGCGGCGTCGCGCTGGTGCTGACTGCGCTGGGCCTTCTCGGGGTGATTCGGCGCAAGCGCTGA
- a CDS encoding rhodanese-like domain-containing protein: MKHLSPKEAFALLQADPQALLIDVRSEIEFLFVGHPVGAIHVSWNDGPDWEINPHFVGEVKKLAGHGGERPVVLICRSGNRSEAAGNALIEAGFSNVFNVSHGFEGELDDSHHRNAVNGWRFDGLPWQQC, from the coding sequence ATGAAACACCTCAGCCCCAAAGAAGCCTTCGCCCTGCTGCAGGCCGACCCGCAAGCGCTGCTGATCGATGTGCGCAGCGAGATCGAATTCCTCTTCGTCGGTCATCCGGTGGGTGCCATCCATGTCTCGTGGAATGACGGCCCCGACTGGGAGATCAACCCGCACTTCGTCGGCGAGGTCAAGAAGCTTGCCGGACATGGCGGAGAACGCCCGGTCGTGCTGATCTGCCGCAGCGGAAACCGCTCGGAGGCGGCAGGCAACGCGCTGATCGAGGCCGGTTTTTCCAATGTATTCAATGTCAGCCACGGCTTTGAGGGCGAACTAGACGACAGCCATCACCGCAACGCGGTGAACGGCTGGCGTTTCGACGGCCTGCCCTGGCAGCAGTGCTGA
- a CDS encoding ABC transporter ATP-binding protein has protein sequence MQHKPSSPLLQLKNLQIAYGGIHAVKGIDLELAKGELVCLIGANGAGKTTTLNAIAGLLPLEGGDILYNDASINSLPAHKRLRQGIALVPEGRGIFTRLTVEENLRMGAYSRKDNDGIEADLEKVYTMLPRVKERLEQVAGTLSGGEQQMVAIGRALLSRPKLLLLDEPSMGLAPLVVEKIFEVVQSVAKEGVTILLVEQNANLALEFSQRGYVMESGKITLTGSGDELLADPKVRAAYLGEAA, from the coding sequence ATGCAGCATAAGCCCTCCTCACCCCTGCTCCAGCTGAAGAACCTGCAGATTGCCTACGGCGGAATCCACGCGGTAAAAGGCATCGATCTCGAACTGGCCAAGGGCGAACTGGTGTGCCTGATCGGTGCCAACGGCGCCGGCAAGACCACCACCCTGAACGCAATTGCCGGTCTGCTCCCGCTTGAAGGCGGCGACATCCTGTACAACGACGCGTCAATCAATTCCCTGCCTGCGCACAAGCGCCTGCGCCAGGGCATCGCGCTGGTGCCCGAGGGCCGTGGCATCTTCACCCGCCTGACGGTGGAAGAAAACCTGCGCATGGGCGCCTACAGTCGCAAGGACAACGACGGCATCGAGGCCGACCTGGAAAAGGTCTACACCATGCTGCCGCGGGTCAAGGAGCGCCTGGAGCAGGTCGCGGGCACGCTGTCCGGTGGCGAGCAGCAGATGGTGGCCATTGGCCGCGCCCTGCTGTCGCGCCCAAAACTGCTGCTGCTCGACGAACCCTCGATGGGTCTCGCGCCGCTGGTGGTGGAAAAGATCTTCGAAGTCGTGCAGTCGGTCGCCAAGGAAGGCGTCACCATCCTGCTGGTGGAGCAGAACGCCAACCTGGCGCTCGAGTTTTCACAGCGCGGATACGTGATGGAATCGGGCAAGATCACCCTTACCGGCAGCGGTGACGAACTGCTGGCCGACCCCAAGGTGCGCGCAGCCTATCTCGGCGAAGCCGCCTGA
- a CDS encoding ABC transporter permease subunit — MNELVSAVPWLGKRNPMAARWLIIIIAIAAPIIAMQFGRSWVRILDFALLYMMLALGLNLVVGFAGLLDLGYIAFYAVGAYTFAFLASPHFDLHLPFWIVLPLGAAFAGMAGIMLGFPVLRLRGDYLAIVTLGFGEIIRIFMNNLNYPINITNGPQGINGLDSINLFGWDLARNLQVTEDISIHSLYLYYYFFLACVVGSIIFVQRLQISRVGRAWAAMRDDELAAKAIGINTRNMKLLAFSLGATFGGVAGCLFGAFQGFVSPESFSLMESIAVLTMVVFGGMGNIAGAIVGAFALALLPEILRDVAVPLQQTLFGHVLLDPEVLRMLLLSLAMILMMLLRPSGLIPARARYAHPENLHRDTQ, encoded by the coding sequence ATGAACGAACTCGTCTCCGCGGTGCCCTGGCTGGGCAAACGCAACCCGATGGCCGCACGCTGGCTCATCATCATCATCGCCATCGCCGCGCCCATCATCGCCATGCAGTTCGGCCGCAGCTGGGTGCGCATCCTCGACTTCGCCCTGCTCTACATGATGCTGGCGCTCGGCCTCAACCTGGTGGTGGGTTTTGCGGGCCTGCTCGACCTGGGCTACATCGCGTTCTATGCGGTCGGCGCCTACACCTTTGCCTTCCTCGCCTCGCCGCACTTCGACCTGCACCTGCCGTTCTGGATCGTGCTGCCGCTGGGCGCGGCCTTTGCGGGGATGGCGGGCATCATGCTGGGCTTTCCGGTGTTGCGATTACGAGGGGACTATCTCGCCATCGTCACGCTCGGCTTCGGCGAGATCATCCGCATCTTCATGAACAACCTGAACTACCCGATCAACATCACCAACGGGCCGCAAGGCATCAACGGCCTTGATTCGATCAACCTGTTCGGCTGGGATCTGGCCCGCAACCTGCAGGTCACCGAAGACATTTCCATCCACTCGCTCTACCTCTACTACTACTTCTTCCTCGCCTGCGTGGTGGGCTCGATCATCTTTGTCCAGCGCCTGCAGATCTCGCGCGTGGGTCGCGCCTGGGCTGCGATGCGCGATGACGAACTCGCGGCCAAGGCCATCGGCATCAACACCCGCAACATGAAGCTGCTCGCCTTCTCGCTTGGCGCCACCTTCGGCGGCGTGGCCGGCTGCCTGTTCGGCGCCTTCCAGGGCTTCGTGTCACCGGAGTCCTTCTCGCTGATGGAATCCATCGCGGTACTGACCATGGTGGTGTTCGGCGGCATGGGCAACATTGCCGGCGCCATCGTCGGCGCCTTCGCGCTTGCCCTGCTGCCCGAGATCCTGCGTGACGTCGCCGTGCCGCTGCAGCAGACGCTGTTCGGCCACGTCCTGCTCGACCCTGAAGTCCTTCGCATGCTGCTGCTTTCCCTTGCCATGATCCTGATGATGCTGCTGCGCCCGTCCGGTCTGATTCCGGCCCGCGCACGTTACGCCCACCCCGAAAACCTGCACCGGGACACCCAATGA
- a CDS encoding branched-chain amino acid ABC transporter permease has protein sequence METLIQQVLNGLVIGSVYALIALGYTMVYGILGLINFAHGDVLMVGALTALQTMMFLMGMAPGMSPITMLTISLMVAIPVCMMIGYAMERLAYRRLRNAPRLAPLITAIGMSFLLQTLAMIIWGRNYHTFPQLISTTPMQPIEGVFVTPVQIFIIISSALIMIGLSLLVNKTRIGRAMRATAENHRVASLMGVDTNTVIAFTFVIGAALAAVAGVMFASNYGIAHYGMGFMPGLKAFTAAVLGGIGNLGGAMLGGIVLGLVESLGAGYIEHLTFGFLNSSYQDIFAFIILGLVLIFKPTGLLGERVSDRA, from the coding sequence ATGGAAACTCTCATCCAGCAAGTTCTGAATGGCCTGGTGATCGGAAGCGTCTACGCACTGATCGCGCTTGGCTACACGATGGTTTACGGCATTCTCGGCCTGATCAACTTTGCCCACGGCGACGTGCTCATGGTTGGCGCCCTGACTGCCCTGCAGACCATGATGTTCCTGATGGGCATGGCCCCGGGCATGTCTCCGATCACCATGCTGACGATCTCGCTGATGGTGGCGATACCGGTGTGCATGATGATCGGCTACGCCATGGAACGTCTGGCCTATCGACGATTGCGCAACGCCCCCCGCCTGGCACCGCTGATCACCGCCATCGGCATGTCCTTCCTGCTGCAGACCCTGGCCATGATCATCTGGGGCCGCAACTACCACACCTTCCCGCAGCTGATCTCGACCACCCCGATGCAGCCCATCGAAGGCGTGTTTGTGACCCCGGTGCAGATCTTCATCATCATCTCGTCCGCGCTGATCATGATCGGCCTCAGCCTGCTGGTGAATAAGACGCGCATCGGCCGCGCCATGCGCGCCACCGCGGAGAACCACCGCGTCGCCAGCCTGATGGGTGTCGACACCAACACCGTGATCGCCTTCACCTTCGTCATCGGTGCCGCACTGGCTGCAGTGGCCGGCGTGATGTTCGCCAGCAACTACGGCATTGCCCACTACGGCATGGGCTTCATGCCCGGCCTCAAGGCCTTTACCGCAGCTGTACTCGGCGGCATCGGCAACCTCGGCGGCGCCATGCTCGGCGGCATCGTGCTGGGTCTGGTCGAGTCGCTCGGCGCGGGCTACATCGAGCACCTGACCTTCGGCTTCCTCAACTCGTCCTACCAGGACATCTTCGCCTTCATCATTCTGGGCCTGGTGCTGATCTTCAAGCCCACCGGCCTGCTCGGCGAACGCGTGTCGGACCGGGCATAA